The following are encoded in a window of Scophthalmus maximus strain ysfricsl-2021 chromosome 6, ASM2237912v1, whole genome shotgun sequence genomic DNA:
- the rbl1 gene encoding retinoblastoma-like protein 1 → MRGEESSDSESGRMEESSVRRSLETLCQELNMDEQTAAAAMDNFTAIWNTYTLEGDVVHWLACSLYAACRKGSVPTVGKGLMEGNCVSLTRILRSSKLSLIQFFSKMRKWSDMSNLSQHFRLRMEQLERNFEVSTVIFRKFEPIFMDMFQDPQGAEPPRQPRSRKHRRLPCHIGDVFKFCWTLFVYTKGNFRMIGDDLVNSYHLLLCCLDLVFGNALLCSNRKELINPTFRGLPALYRADGHVSADEPPPCVLERLCELHDGLVVEAKGIKQHYFKPYIQKLFQKQILRGSEELLTEMLDPQNFIDNNKAINREYEEYVLTVGDFDERVFLGADADEEIGTPRKTVPEPSAGLATTRHQLQQHVEKSGSLAPSTPLTGRVYLKEKDLLVTPVSSATQTVSRLQSMVAGSRAAPSDHLTQIFKSCSRDPTESILARVKTLGQTFKHHYTNDSEDTPGSHIDFAENRLKLAEILYYKILENVMAQETKRLQGKDMSVLLEQDIFHCSLMACCLEVVLFAYSSQRTFPWIISVVKLPPFYFFKVIEVFIRSEEGLSRDMVKHLNSIEEQVLESRAWTRDSALWSALKAAGSKVPTVEEVNFSSSLDTGSVPGSGSAPGSASGAQSHLPLVALSPIIHPRIREFRSGLGSARKDVPPSPLSVHDRYSSPAAGSAKRRLFGDDPPLATSTLIPSVSQLSSPAKRLTFGSTGTLKIGGQTTILSIPLQGLNNERTITLIPVQPCDSSGAVTAQFLLTASPSRVAAPAQAPAPAPSDPQAVHGRPRRTGSLALFFRKAYHLASVRLRDLCVKLDVSSDLRGKIWTCFEHALVHCTDLMKDRHLDQLLLCSIYIISKITKETHTFQDIMKCYRSQPQASSHVYRSVLLRHGDAREPVADENMEVDPVSGGESAEKTNQVSGEADSNQPGDEERGDLIQFYNAVFVLKMKSFALRYATHDNRADAPPLSPFPTVRAQPLSPRRVSQRHSLYVSPHKNSAGCLTPNSYTYRINSSPSKELSDINRMIRLGCVSRKRAFTMEGDVMMSSAAVACDSPSKKACPENSSSSSPDVLLKRLQDVVSERQSR, encoded by the exons ATGCGGGGCGAGGAGTCGTCGGACTCGGAGTCGGGCAGGATGGAGGAGAGCTCCGTGCGGAGGAGTCTGGAGACGCTGTGTCAGGAGCTGAACATGGACGAGcagaccgccgccgccgccatggACAACTTCACTGCCATATGGAACACATACACCCTGGAG GGAGACGTGGTCCACTGGCTGGCCTGCTCGCTGTATGCCGCCTGCAGGAAGGGGTCTGTTCCCACGGTGGGTAAAGGGCTGATGGAGGGAAACTGTGTCTCCCTCACCAGGATCCTTCGCTCGTCCAAACTCAG TCTCATCCAGTTCTTCTCCAAGATGAGGAAGTGGTCCGACATGTCCAACCTGTCGCAGCACTTCCGGCTGCGCATGGAGCAGCTGGAGCGCAACTTCGAGGTCTCCACGGTGATCTTCCGCAAGTTCGAGCCCATCTTCATGGACATGTTTCAGGACCCGCAGGGCGCCGAGCCCCCACGCCAGCCGCGCAGCAGGAAACACAG GCGGCTGCCGTGCCACATCGGCGATGTGTTCAAGTTCTGCTGGACGTTGTTCGTCTACACCAAAG gtAACTTCCGTATGATCGGTGATGACCTGGTGAACTCGTACCACCTTCTGCTCTGCTGTCTGGACCTGGTGTTTGGAaatgctctgctctgctcaaaCAGGAAGGAGCTGATCAACCCCACATTCAgag gtctgCCTGCTCTGTACCGCGCCGACGGCCACGTGTCTGCGGACGAGCCTCCTCCGTGCGTGTTGGAGCGTCTGTGTGAGCTGCACGACGGACTGGTGGTGGAGGCGAAGGGCATCAAACAGCACTACTTCAAACCCTACATCCAGAAACTGTTCCAGAAACAG ATCCTCAGAGGCAGCGAAGAACTTCTCACAGAAATGTTGGATCCTCAGAACTTCATCGATAACAA caaAGCCATAAACCGGGAGTACGAGGAGTATGTGTTGACGGTCGGCGATTTTGACGAACGGGTGTTTCTGGGAGCCGACGCCGACGAGGAGATTGGAACCCCGAGGAAGACGGTTCCGGAACCGTCCGCCGGCCTCGCGACCACTCggcaccagctgcagcagcacgtcgaaaag tccggctccctcgccccctccacccctctgaCCGGACGCGTCTACCTGAAGGAGAAGGACCTGCTGGTCACGCCCGTCTCCTCGGCGACGCAGACCGTCAGCCGGCTGCAAAGCATGGTGGCCGGGTCGAGGGCGGCGCCCAGCGACCACCTGACGCAAATATTCAA GTCGTGCTCCAGAGATCCCACAGAGTCGATACTGGCCCGAGTGAAGACGCTGGGACAAACCTTCAAACACCATTACACCAACGACTCCGAGGACACGCCCGGATCTCAcatag actTTGCGGAGAACCGCCTGAAGCTCGCCGAGATCCTGTACTACAAAATCCTGGAGAACGTCATGGCTCAGGAGACCAAGCGGCTGCAGGGCAAAGACATGAGT GTGTTGTTGGAGCAGGACATCTTCCACTGCTCCCTGATGGCCTGTTGTCTGGAGGTGGTGTTGTTCGCCTACAGCTCCCAGAGAACCTTCCCCTGGATCATCAGCGTCGTCAAACTGCCTCCATTCTACTTCTTCAAG GTGATCGAGGTGTTCATCCGCTCGGAGGAAGGTTTGTCCAGAGACATGGTAAAGCACCTGAACTCCATCGAGGAGCAGGTTCTGGAGAGCAGAGCGTGGACCAGGGACTCGGCCCTGTGGAGCGCCCTGAAGGCTGCTGGGAGCAAAGTGCCCACGGTGGAAGAG gtGAATTTTTCCTCCAGCCTCGACACAGGCTCAGTTCCCGGTTCCGGTTCTGCTCCTGGCTCCGCCAGCGGAGCTCAGTCCCACCTGCCGCTGGTCGCCCTCTCTCCCATCATCCACCCGCGCATCCGGGAGTTCAGATCAGGTCTGGGTAGCGCCCGCAAAG ACGTGCCTCCCTCTCCACTGTCGGTGCACGACCGGTACAGCTCTCCGGCCGCCGGCAGCGCCAAGCGCCGTCTGTTCGGCGACGACCCTCCGCTCGCGACGTCGACGCTGATCCCCAGCGTGAGTCAGCTGTCGTCTCCGGCCAAGAGGTTGACCTTTGGCTCAACGGGCACCCTGAAGATCGGAGGCCAGACCACGATCCTCAGCATCCCGCTGCAGG GTCTGAATAACGAGCGCACCATCACGCTGATCCCGGTTCAGCCGTGCGACTCCTCCGGCGCGGTCACCGCTCAGTTCCTGCTCACCGCCTCCCCGAGCCGAGTCGCCGCCCCCGCCCAAGCTCCCGCCCCCGCGCCCTCTGACCCCCAGGCGGTGCACGGGCGGCCGCGACGCACCGGCTCGCTCGCTCTGTTCTTCAGGAAG GCGTATCACCTCGCCAGCGTGCGTCTGAGGGATCTGTGCGTGAAGCTGGACGTGTCGTCCGACCTGCGCGGGAAAATCTGGACGTGTTTCGAACACGCCCTGGTCCACTGCACCGACCTGATGAAGGACCGGCACCTggaccagctgctgctctgcagcatCTACATCATATCCAAA ATCACCAAGGAGACGCACACGTTCCAGGACATCATGAAGTGTTACCGCAGCCAACCACAGGCCAGCAGCCACGTGTACCGCAGTGTGCTGCTGCGTCACGGAGACGCCAGAGAGCCGGTGGCCGACGAGAACATGGAGGTGGATCCCGTCTCCGGGGGCGAAT CTGCCGAGAAAACCAATCAGGTCTCCGGGGAAGCGGACTCCAACCAACCAGGCGACGAGGAGCGTGGTGACCTCATCCAGTTTTACAACGCCGTCTTCGTCCTGAAGATGAAGAGCTTCGCTCTGCGTTACGCCACCCATGATAACCGG GCGgacgctcctcctctctccccgttCCCGACGGTCCGGGCTCAGCCTCTGTCTCCACGCCGAGTCTCTCAGAGACACTCGCTGTACGTGTCGCCGCACAAGAACTCGGCGGGATGCCTCACGCCCAACTCCTACACCTACAGGATCAACAGCAGCCCGTCCAAG GAGTTGTCCGACATCAACCGGATGATCCGTCTGGGCTGCGTGAGCAGGAAGCGGGCCTTCACCATGGAGGGCgacgtgatgatgtcatcggCGGCGGTGGCGTGCGACTCCCCCAGCAAGAAGGCGTGTCcggagaacagcagcagcagcagcccagacGTGCTGCTGAAGCGGCTGCAGGACGTCGTGTCCGAGCGCCAGAGTCGCTGA
- the chmp4ba gene encoding charged multivesicular body protein 4b, whose amino-acid sequence MSLIARMFGGGGKGAKAPTTQEAIQRLRETEEMLTKKQEFLEKKIEQELATAKKNGTKNKRAALQALKRKKRYEKQLAQIDGTLSTIEFQREAIENANTNTEVLKTMGFAAKALEGAHKHMDIDKVDDLMADITEQQELAQEISDVISRPVGPMGEDFDEDELLAELEEMEQEELDNNLLEIQGTEDVPLPSVPSTSLPSRPAQKKEEEDLDDFSELEAWAAN is encoded by the exons ATGTCGCTGATCGCCAGGATGTTCGGCGGCGGGGGAAAGGGTGCGAAGGCGCCCACGACGCAGGAGGCGATCCAGCGCCTGCGGGAGACCGAGGAGATGTTGACCAAGAAGCAGGAGTTCCTGGAGAAGAAGATCGAGCAGGAGCTCGCGACGGCGAAGAAGAACGGCACGAAGAACAAacgag CGGCTCTGCAGGCCTTGAAGAGGAAAAAGCGCTACGAGAAGCAGCTGGCCCAGATCGACGGAACGCTGTCGACCATCGAGTTCCAGAGAGAGGCCATCGAGAACGCCAACACCAACACAGAAGTGCTCAAGACCATGGGCTTCGCCGCCAAGGCACTGGAgggcgcacacaaacacat GGACATTGACAAAGTGGACGATCTGATGGCGGACATCACGGAACAGCAGGAATTAGCTCAGGAAATCTCCGATGTCATCTCCAGACCAGTCGGCCCCATGGGAGAAGACTTTGATGAG gatgAGCTTTTGGCTGAGCTGGAGGAAATGGaacaggaggagctggacaaCAATCTCCTGGAAATCCAGGGAACGGAAGACGTTCCTCTGCCCAGTGTACCATCCACATCGCTTCCATCGAGACCTG cccagaagaaggaggaagaagacctAGACGACTTTTCGGAGCTTGAGGCCTGGGCGGCTAACTAA
- the tmem74b gene encoding transmembrane protein 74B isoform X1, protein MESSLNAVELRELRGGGGRRGGSPTPVSGPWRAATVGCAARGFENVSYQQDEEQNHRQGAEEESASCPPSSSANRKQHQELCSQSYDEEEDGVGGGGGRGLEDGPDFTELNPADDHSADYGFIFALVFLVSGIVLVVIAYTIPREAKVDPDSVSARQMEKLEMYYAQLGSHLDKCIIAGLGLLTLGGMFLSVLLMVSICRGEMYRRRAAFVRPKRTYGSINLRMKQLATGEAEEGGDGGGGGEEFLGGREETRDSRPEPGASGPPPSAAPSSSAAAHNA, encoded by the exons ATGGAGTCCTCTCTCAACGCCGTAGAGCTGCGGGAGCTGCGGGGCGGAGGAGGCCGGCGAGGCGGGTCTCCGACGCCGGTCTCAGGGCCGTGGAGAGCGGCCACAGTGGGCTGCGCCGCCCGGGGCTTCGAGAACGTCTCGTACCAGCAGGACGAGGAGCAGAACCACCGGcagggggcggaggaggagtcGGCGAGCTGCCCGCCCTCGAGCTCAGCCAACCGCAAG cagcaccaggagctCTGCTCACAGTCGTacgatgaagaggaagacggtgtcggcggcggcggcggccggggGCTGGAGGACGGACCGGACTTCACAGAGCTGAATCCCGCCGACGACCACTCAGCCGACTACGGCTTCATCTTCGCCCTGGTGTTCCTGGTGAGCGGGATCGTCCTGGTGGTCATCGCCTACACGATCCCCCGGGAGGCCAAGGTGGACCCCGACTCGGTGTCCGCCCGCCAGATGGAGAAGCTGGAGATGTACTACGCCCAGCTGGGCTCCCACCTGGACAAGTGCATCATCGCGGGCCTGGGCCTGCTGACTCTGGGCGGGATGTTCCTGTCCGTGCTGCTCATGGTTTCCATCTGCCGCGGCGAGATGTACCGACGCCGGGCGGCGTTCGTCCGACCCAAGAGGACTTACGGCTCCATCAACCTGAGGATGAAGCAGCTGGCGACcggagaggcggaggagggcggcgacggaggaggaggaggcgaggagttTCTGGGTGGACGCGAAGAGACGCGGGACTCCAGACCAGAACCAGGAGCGAGCGGGCCTCCTCCGAGCGCCGCTCCTTCCTCTTCGGCCGCTGCACATAACGCCTAA
- the tmem74b gene encoding transmembrane protein 74B isoform X2 gives MESSLNAVELRELRGGGGRRGGSPTPVSGPWRAATVGCAARGFENVSYQQDEEQNHRQGAEEESASCPPSSSANRKHQELCSQSYDEEEDGVGGGGGRGLEDGPDFTELNPADDHSADYGFIFALVFLVSGIVLVVIAYTIPREAKVDPDSVSARQMEKLEMYYAQLGSHLDKCIIAGLGLLTLGGMFLSVLLMVSICRGEMYRRRAAFVRPKRTYGSINLRMKQLATGEAEEGGDGGGGGEEFLGGREETRDSRPEPGASGPPPSAAPSSSAAAHNA, from the exons ATGGAGTCCTCTCTCAACGCCGTAGAGCTGCGGGAGCTGCGGGGCGGAGGAGGCCGGCGAGGCGGGTCTCCGACGCCGGTCTCAGGGCCGTGGAGAGCGGCCACAGTGGGCTGCGCCGCCCGGGGCTTCGAGAACGTCTCGTACCAGCAGGACGAGGAGCAGAACCACCGGcagggggcggaggaggagtcGGCGAGCTGCCCGCCCTCGAGCTCAGCCAACCGCAAG caccaggagctCTGCTCACAGTCGTacgatgaagaggaagacggtgtcggcggcggcggcggccggggGCTGGAGGACGGACCGGACTTCACAGAGCTGAATCCCGCCGACGACCACTCAGCCGACTACGGCTTCATCTTCGCCCTGGTGTTCCTGGTGAGCGGGATCGTCCTGGTGGTCATCGCCTACACGATCCCCCGGGAGGCCAAGGTGGACCCCGACTCGGTGTCCGCCCGCCAGATGGAGAAGCTGGAGATGTACTACGCCCAGCTGGGCTCCCACCTGGACAAGTGCATCATCGCGGGCCTGGGCCTGCTGACTCTGGGCGGGATGTTCCTGTCCGTGCTGCTCATGGTTTCCATCTGCCGCGGCGAGATGTACCGACGCCGGGCGGCGTTCGTCCGACCCAAGAGGACTTACGGCTCCATCAACCTGAGGATGAAGCAGCTGGCGACcggagaggcggaggagggcggcgacggaggaggaggaggcgaggagttTCTGGGTGGACGCGAAGAGACGCGGGACTCCAGACCAGAACCAGGAGCGAGCGGGCCTCCTCCGAGCGCCGCTCCTTCCTCTTCGGCCGCTGCACATAACGCCTAA